From a single Lentisphaera profundi genomic region:
- a CDS encoding sulfatase produces MNKLRLIEMIFFLFCSLLSASQKPNILFIIADDLKASVLGTYGDKVCKTPNIDKLAEQSLVFDRAYCQGVVCGPSRTSFMHSRYRGSMGTNLAEHFKNNGWYTARVGKIYHMRVPYDIINGTDGQDIASSWTERFNSSGREAHTPGDYECLNLNIFTDKLEHRESTKMPNRMFVSVSYEGDGSDQPDYKSASKTIALLNEHKDKPFFIATGLVRPHYPNVAPEQYFTPYPWEKIKLPTIPENDLSDIPNLGKSKIMNTNNSIGKYIDNQKKMWSAYYATVQFMDEQVGRILDELERLGLKENTAIVFLSDHGYHLGEHGFWQKENLHEEVTRVPLMVYLPGIKAGRTSSITELVDIYPSLTELLGIETPQEVQGKSFLPLFEQKNKTIRTEALSLLTNGKGYSIRTKDNTYMRYKDNSEELYDMNKDPKQFNNLAKNPEYSQLLKNLRSQLDLRLKQEAVTIPQKIKKVMIYT; encoded by the coding sequence AGCGCAAGTCAAAAACCTAATATCTTATTCATCATTGCCGATGACCTAAAAGCCAGTGTGCTCGGTACCTACGGAGATAAAGTCTGCAAAACTCCAAACATAGATAAACTCGCTGAACAAAGCCTGGTCTTTGACCGCGCCTATTGCCAGGGGGTCGTCTGCGGTCCGTCGCGTACTTCTTTTATGCATAGTCGCTACCGAGGTTCCATGGGAACCAACCTCGCGGAACACTTTAAAAACAATGGTTGGTACACTGCGCGTGTCGGTAAGATTTACCACATGCGAGTCCCCTACGACATTATTAATGGAACCGATGGTCAAGATATCGCGAGTTCATGGACCGAGCGTTTTAATTCTTCGGGACGGGAAGCTCATACTCCAGGAGATTACGAATGTCTCAACTTAAATATTTTTACCGACAAGTTAGAGCATCGTGAATCTACCAAGATGCCCAACAGGATGTTCGTTTCAGTAAGCTATGAAGGAGATGGTTCCGATCAACCCGATTATAAAAGTGCCAGCAAGACTATAGCACTGCTCAATGAACATAAAGATAAGCCCTTTTTTATTGCCACGGGGCTCGTTCGTCCTCATTACCCGAATGTAGCTCCAGAGCAGTACTTCACGCCCTACCCTTGGGAGAAGATAAAACTTCCAACAATACCTGAAAATGATTTAAGTGACATTCCAAATTTGGGGAAATCCAAAATCATGAATACCAATAATTCCATCGGAAAATATATTGATAATCAGAAGAAAATGTGGTCAGCTTATTATGCCACAGTGCAATTCATGGACGAACAAGTCGGTCGTATCCTAGATGAACTTGAGCGCCTGGGGCTTAAGGAAAATACCGCCATCGTTTTTTTAAGCGACCATGGTTACCACCTAGGCGAACACGGCTTTTGGCAAAAGGAAAATCTCCACGAAGAAGTAACCCGCGTTCCCCTCATGGTGTATCTACCTGGAATCAAAGCCGGGCGAACAAGCTCCATTACTGAATTAGTAGATATCTATCCAAGTTTAACAGAACTACTAGGAATTGAGACTCCACAAGAAGTTCAAGGCAAAAGTTTCCTCCCCTTATTCGAGCAAAAGAATAAAACTATTCGTACCGAAGCACTTTCACTACTAACTAACGGTAAAGGCTATTCGATTCGAACAAAAGACAACACTTATATGCGCTATAAAGATAATAGTGAGGAACTTTATGATATGAACAAGGATCCCAAACAATTTAATAACCTCGCTAAAAACCCTGAATATTCACAGCTCCTAAAGAACTTAAGAAGTCAACTCGACCTTCGACTTAAGCAAGAAGCAGTAACGATCCCACAGAAGATCAAAAAGGTAATGATTTATACGTAG
- a CDS encoding DUF1588 domain-containing protein, producing the protein MIKFNCQHCDQQLKALEEFAGSAIICPDCEHSNEVPKAEESSTEVFKFHCPLCEQRLSSTVDLIASEIACPACTQMIFIPDPFNLAKANQSEPVDVLEERIPPEIKKKISTKNKAKKRLHTQRGVNPQQTARRSKARQRAVKKSKTPLILILCFILVGGLVASYYLIPKKPSEVNTEFAQELEGKINTELTQEHELDGVVNNTLLVNFSKEETQASENMIKELKPFMEKYCLDCHNEQKQKGDIRLDGLNFYVNNHESVYEWQDILDVLNAGEMPPKKETQPKGAEIGDAIAQITERLNLAKRRLASTGGQIKMRHLNKREYYASIKDLFDYDLPNDFLYDDAAPGFDTNGADQFFTSASLDNYLEVGEIIAKLNLQGYTKALKKPRSTKFDPEINKTKFMKKQLAANLKLKAKVDSGATYKDFGFKDEGRLILEKRRIPDRIAEAKEYLAKPEHKYGSTGSPIFITHVEAGMHYKFIITAGSLEKRKQPIQIMFNAQSTDYGKVTLIPTSDKSQRIELPFRAGINDSKLRLKSALLNPEGTYIDAVEIKGPYPSDPSFSELIFKPLLSKKNTRGEDFSKAITKFSHRAFRHQAGNDEFIAAITERFKKDLSKTKDPISALSKSISLILASPSFLYIAEKNNGSRQEMSQKEFAIRLAFFLWESPPDATLYKLAESRQLYKETVLKQEFERMLKSDKAGKFLTSFVNQWADIKRFDQIDLPKELQGGFSKAARAELSEFFKVLVHENLAADKLISSDFVVINQALATHYGMTKEASSLGQKFTKVKLASSNPRGGLLGQAAFLIMGTSGERTSPTIRGTLVRTILLNDPPPEPPANVPEIEETKDGVVSVKELVEHHKSLPQCSSCHNKIDPVGLGLENFDRFGAWRDKESLRVGPKKKRNMRYKHYPLDTNGYLSENERFSDFNGLQKALLKNKRKLAESLYASLLSYGLGRNIEFIDQEDIQENLDSLKRSNYPLKDMIFALVNSKTFRTK; encoded by the coding sequence ATGATAAAATTTAACTGTCAGCATTGCGATCAACAACTCAAGGCATTAGAAGAGTTTGCGGGCTCCGCAATTATTTGTCCAGATTGCGAGCATAGCAATGAAGTCCCTAAAGCTGAAGAAAGTTCTACGGAAGTTTTTAAATTTCATTGCCCTCTCTGTGAACAAAGGCTCAGTAGCACGGTAGATTTAATCGCTTCTGAAATTGCTTGTCCCGCATGTACTCAAATGATTTTCATCCCGGATCCCTTTAATTTAGCAAAGGCTAATCAAAGTGAACCAGTCGACGTTTTAGAAGAAAGAATTCCACCAGAAATCAAGAAAAAAATAAGTACCAAAAATAAAGCTAAAAAGCGACTGCATACTCAGCGTGGAGTCAATCCTCAACAAACAGCGCGGCGCTCAAAAGCTCGTCAAAGAGCCGTTAAAAAATCTAAAACTCCCCTTATCCTAATTTTATGTTTCATCCTTGTGGGGGGGCTTGTTGCTAGCTATTACTTGATACCTAAAAAACCTTCCGAAGTCAATACTGAATTCGCTCAAGAACTTGAGGGTAAAATCAATACTGAGCTCACTCAAGAGCATGAACTTGACGGAGTAGTCAACAATACGCTACTAGTCAACTTTTCAAAAGAAGAAACACAGGCATCGGAAAATATGATCAAAGAGTTAAAACCCTTCATGGAGAAGTACTGCTTAGATTGCCATAATGAGCAAAAACAAAAAGGCGATATCAGGCTCGATGGTTTAAATTTCTATGTCAATAATCATGAATCTGTTTATGAATGGCAAGATATCTTAGATGTCCTCAATGCTGGGGAGATGCCTCCAAAAAAGGAAACTCAACCCAAAGGGGCGGAAATCGGAGATGCTATTGCCCAAATTACCGAACGCCTCAATTTAGCGAAGCGCCGCTTGGCCTCGACTGGGGGACAGATTAAGATGCGTCATCTCAATAAGAGAGAGTATTACGCCAGTATTAAAGACTTATTTGATTATGATTTACCCAATGATTTTTTATACGATGATGCCGCCCCCGGTTTTGACACTAATGGTGCCGATCAATTTTTCACATCCGCTTCCTTAGACAACTATCTAGAAGTGGGAGAAATAATCGCAAAGCTGAATCTTCAAGGCTATACCAAAGCACTAAAAAAACCGCGTAGTACAAAGTTTGATCCTGAGATAAATAAAACAAAATTCATGAAAAAACAACTTGCTGCAAACCTCAAGCTAAAAGCTAAAGTTGATAGTGGTGCCACTTACAAAGACTTTGGCTTTAAAGATGAAGGACGTTTAATCCTTGAGAAGCGACGCATTCCAGATAGAATCGCAGAAGCAAAAGAATACCTAGCAAAACCCGAACATAAATATGGTAGCACTGGATCTCCCATATTCATTACTCATGTAGAAGCTGGAATGCACTACAAGTTTATTATCACGGCAGGTAGCCTAGAAAAAAGAAAGCAGCCCATACAAATTATGTTCAATGCTCAGTCGACTGACTATGGTAAAGTGACACTCATACCCACAAGTGATAAAAGTCAGCGTATTGAATTGCCGTTCCGAGCGGGTATCAACGATTCAAAGTTGAGGCTTAAATCCGCTCTTCTCAATCCTGAGGGAACCTATATCGACGCGGTAGAAATAAAGGGTCCCTATCCTAGCGACCCCTCATTTTCCGAACTAATATTTAAGCCTTTATTAAGCAAGAAAAATACTCGTGGTGAAGATTTCTCTAAAGCCATTACAAAATTTTCCCACAGGGCCTTTCGCCACCAAGCGGGCAATGATGAATTCATTGCTGCGATCACTGAACGCTTCAAAAAGGATCTGAGCAAAACGAAAGATCCCATAAGCGCTTTATCAAAGTCAATTTCCCTCATTCTAGCTTCCCCCTCATTCCTCTACATAGCAGAAAAAAATAATGGTTCCCGCCAAGAAATGAGTCAAAAAGAATTCGCCATCCGTCTAGCGTTCTTCTTGTGGGAAAGCCCTCCCGACGCAACCTTATACAAACTCGCTGAATCCAGGCAACTCTATAAAGAAACCGTACTTAAGCAAGAGTTTGAACGCATGCTAAAATCCGACAAAGCTGGTAAATTTTTAACGAGTTTTGTCAATCAGTGGGCGGACATCAAACGCTTTGATCAAATTGACCTTCCCAAGGAACTTCAAGGAGGGTTTTCAAAAGCGGCCCGTGCCGAACTTAGCGAATTTTTCAAAGTCTTGGTTCACGAAAACTTAGCCGCAGATAAACTCATCAGCTCGGATTTTGTGGTTATAAATCAAGCTTTAGCCACTCATTATGGCATGACTAAAGAAGCTAGTTCCCTGGGCCAAAAATTTACAAAAGTAAAGCTTGCTTCATCTAATCCACGTGGCGGCCTTTTAGGTCAGGCGGCTTTCCTAATTATGGGGACTTCTGGAGAAAGAACTTCGCCCACGATTAGGGGCACTCTTGTCAGAACCATACTACTCAATGATCCACCCCCTGAGCCTCCTGCAAATGTTCCCGAAATTGAAGAGACAAAAGATGGTGTTGTGAGCGTCAAAGAATTAGTTGAGCATCACAAGAGTTTGCCGCAATGCTCATCTTGCCACAACAAAATTGACCCCGTCGGACTTGGACTAGAGAACTTTGATCGTTTTGGCGCTTGGAGAGATAAAGAATCACTTAGGGTTGGACCCAAGAAAAAAAGAAACATGAGGTACAAGCACTACCCCCTCGACACCAATGGCTACCTCTCTGAAAATGAGCGCTTCTCCGACTTTAATGGCTTACAAAAAGCTCTTTTGAAAAATAAGCGTAAGCTAGCTGAATCGCTCTACGCATCACTTTTATCCTATGGACTCGGGCGCAATATTGAATTTATTGATCAAGAAGACATCCAAGAAAATTTAGACTCATTAAAACGCAGTAATTATCCTCTAAAGGATATGATCTTTGCGCTTGTCAATTCAAAAACTTTTAGAACGAAATAA